Part of the Paenibacillus guangzhouensis genome is shown below.
TTCTGTGATCTGTCGCATCATGTAATGCCGCTCTAATGTCTTCTGGCTTAACAATAGCTACAGCCACACCATTTGCATCGGTTATTGGTTGAACGATAACTTTGCCGGAATCGGACGTCGTCGTTGGCTTACTCGGTGTACTTGGCGAACTGACTCCTGGCGATTCGCCTCCGCCTCCCGTATTCGACGTTGCTTTTACCGTGATCACCGCAGTAGCTTCCTTACCTCCATCGGCAGTCGTAACTTTAATCGTTGCTGTTCCCACAGCAATAGCCGTTACTTTACCTGTTGTGCTATCCACTATTGCTACACCTGGTTTGTCTGACGACCATATTACTGCTTGGTTCGTCGCGCCTGCAGGCGCAATTGTTGCTGCCAGTGTTTGCGTGCCGCCTACTGTGAGATCAACTTTCGTTGGAGTCACTGAAACTCCCGTTACCGGCACTTTTACCGCAGTTACAGTTACAACTGCTGTTGCTGTATGACCACCGTCTGCTGTTGTTACCGTGATCGTGGCTGTTCCTGTTCCAACTGCCGTTACTTTACCTGTATGATCAACCTTTGCAATGCCAGTGTCGCTCGAGGTCCAAGTTACCTCTTCATTGCTTACATTTACCGGTTGGAACTTCGTTTTCAGTACGCCTACCGATCCTACTTGTAATAAAAGATTTGCAGGATCCAGCGATATACCTGTTACCGGAACATACGTGCCAGAAGTCGAGAAAAATGTTACAAAACTATCAATCAAGCCCTCTTTGCTTGTTATTGCACGAATCACCTTAGCCGATGTGGCACCGATTGGCGCGGTATAAACTACGCTGTCCTTTGTCGGCAGCGAGCCATCTATCGTGTAGTAGATGGTGGCCCCTTCAATATCAGTTGTTAATGCAACCAACTTGTTTGTTGCTGTCACAAGAGGAGCCTTAGCCTTCTGCTTCACAACTTCAGGAGTGCCAGGTGCAATGGTCAAAGCACTGAAGTTAAATCCATCCCCATTAACCATGATGCGAAGCGTTTGAACGCCTGCATCCAATTTCACGACGACATAGGCTTCTTGATAATTACCCCAGCCTCCCGTAGACGGTATGGATGCAGAGCCTTTAAGCGTTCCGTTTGATAATACCGAAGCGGAAACACCGCCTTGTGGCGTAGCATATTGGAGACGTACTTTATAGTAGCCCTCCTGAGGGACATTGATGAGATAATCGAATGTGGATCCTGCAACGGTGTACCCGAGGTTATTCATCGTACTTCCGTACTGAATCACCTGTTGGCCCGCTGCGACAAACTTATCGGCCTCAACCTTGATGACCCCGTCGCTTCCGGCTGTTTGTGTAATCACGGGTTCAAAAGTGATATTCTGCATATCAAACGAGCCGCTGTTTCCTTGAATACGCATGATTTGTTCTCCAGCCTGAAGTTGTACCGTAAGCCGAGCGCCTACCCAGGCTGTCGAACCATACAGATTCGGAATAGCGTAAGAGCCGAGAGTGCTGAGATTTTCAGACTGCAAGAGGAATCCTCCACCGTTCGGAGAGGTTACCTTTAGGGTAACTGCATATTTACCCGAAGCAGGCACGTTAATCTTAAATTCAGCCCAATCACCTGTATCTACACCTGTGAGTTTGGCGTCTGAAGTGTCCGCGTCATTGATGGCAACACCTGATAATTGATAGTAGTCGTTAGCCGTTACCGGGCCAGGCAGAATATCGGTGGCATTCGTTTTGTGTCCAGTCCCCCTCAGCATGACACTACCTATCAACGTTTGACTAGGTTCTGTATCTGAGTACGTCGATGCCGTCACCGTCAACGGCGTATTCACGTAATATGGCGTATTATCCCACCTCAATTGAACATTGACTTGATCCGGACTCGCATAGGTTACTTTGCCTATCGTAATCCCCATGGCAGCCGCTTCAGCGCCTAGCTTAATGGTGCCAAGCTTTGTCCCATACGTCATGCCTGTTACCGACAGGGAGATCTCCTTATGATCCACATTGTAAGGCAGAGATTCCGGCGTGACGGCCATTACCACGGGATCCTTCTGATCCAGCACAATGCGATTCCACTTGTACGTAATGACGGATTTCGCTGGAATTTGTGCAGCCACTTGCGTGCCGTCGCTAACGAGTTTGAACGTTTGTGTGATATCGGTCTGATTGGCGACAACGGAAACAATGGTTTTCTTGTCTGGGCTCATAAACGAAACGTTCGTTACGTGATCCTTTGACCCATAACTACTGTCAATCCGGATGTAGTCCGGCTTTACAAACTTCGAGTAGTTACCCAGCAAGTAATATTCCGGCGTCAGCCAATAATTGTCCGGATTACTGGAATCCTGAATGACCATAGTCGGATCCGGTGTACCGACCCATTGATGGGTGGCAATATCACTGTCGAGCATAAGAACCCACGAATTGTAGCTCTTAGCCCAGTTACGGAAATATTGCGCTATTCGGTCTGCACCCACAGTGCCCCAAACAGCTCGCTCTGTCAGATAAATATTCTCGGTTGGATACAGGTCATGCAGCTTCGTCATCATCGATGGATCGCCACCATAGTCGTGGAAAGCCGTACCGTCAATGGCATCGCGATTAGATGCATCGGCCAACATCGGCGCGGGATAATTCATCGTGTCGCTGAAGTTATGGTCGAAGATCCAAAGCTTCACATCGAGACCAGCCGCAGTTAGTTTCTGATGCAACAGCTTGCCAAGCTCGGCTTCCTGCTGCCAAGGCATTTTAGTGCTCGGATACTCAATCTCTAGAAGCGGTTCGTTCTGCAGTGTCATTGCTGAAATGTTGATACCCTGCTCTTTATAAGCTTGAATAAATTTAACGTAATAATCCGCCAAAATAGGCAGGTATTCGTCTTTCACCGAGCCTTTGATCATACTATCCGTCGTTTTCATCCAACCCGGAGGACTCCATGGCGAAGCGAAGAACTTCATCTCTGGATTGATAGCTATGATTTTCTTAAGTACTGGAATAATGCCATAATCGATATCTTTTTGAATGGAGAAATGCGCCAGATTGGGGTCGGTTTGACCTGCCGGCATGTCGTCATACGAATAGAATTTACGGGAAGTAAAATCCGCCGTACCGATTGTAAGGCGCGTCATACTCATGCCTATGCCATTTGTATTACTCACCAGTTTGGTCAACAGCTCATTTTGCTTGGCATCCGACATCTTGGTTATATTGAAAATCGTCGACTCCTCCATCGAGGTGCCCATGCCGGTAATTGTTTGATATTGTTTGTTCGGATCAATATTGATCGTAGTCGCATAGACGTCATTGCCTACGCTTGTCAGATCAAGATTCGCTTGAGGTGTCAGCTGTTTAACTTCATCGCCGGGTTGCCATCGCGGGGCATAATACCATAACATGCTTTGGCTGCTGCGTTCGCTCGAAAGCCAACTCTGGACCATACCCTGACCGCCCGGAACCGGATTCTGCGGGATAATTGCGCCACCTCCGTTTCCACCCTGTTGGGGTGCAGGACCAAAGCCTGTGGAGCCGAACCAGTTGAAGTTTAGGCCGCCATTCGTAAACTGCATCTTGATCTTTTGCACGCCTGCTTCCAAATGAACACCATTGACAGTCGCCGTCTTCCAGGTTTGCCAGCCGCCAGTATAGCCGACTCCTTTCAGTTCCCCAAGTGTATGGCCGCTAGCATCTATGATGAGTATGCCAGAGTTCGTAGTACCCGCGTCGCCTCCTGCATAGCGGAAGTCTATATCATAGGTTCCGCTAACCGGAACATCAATCAAATATTCAAGCCAAGCACCGCCGTAAGTATAGCCGATATCCTGACCGCCGCCTGTATCGGACGAATTTTCGCTTTTTAAACCGTCGGATTTAGCCGTATAATTCTCTGCTTCGACTTTATCATAAGGGTCTTTTGGTCCAGGCTTGTCAGGCATGATGGGTAATGTTGGAGTTTCCTCCGCTTTCGTCAGTCCATAACCATAATTAAATAGCACATATTTGGGTTCCAGATTGGATTGTCCCGCGACCGGATTTGTATATGCTTCTGTATAAAACGGCCAACGAACCGGTAATTTACCTGTGAAATCCTTGTCACCGAACAATACGTCAGCAACGCCTTCACCTTCCGTACCGGGCAGCCACGCCTCCACAAGTCCTGCCCAATCATTCAATCGGTCGCCGATCATAAGTGGGCGTCCGGAAACAAGGACAACGATCGTCGGTACACCGGAAGATTTGATATTGTCCAACGTCGCCAAGTCTTCCGAATCAAGCTTCAGTTTGTTCAATCCGTCACCGTTGCTTTCAGCATAAGGCGTTTCGCCTATGAAAGCGATTGCAACATCGTTGCCCTCTGCACCCCGGCCGTGCTTGTTGTACGTGACTTTCTTTGTGCTGCCTACCGCCTGTTGAATACCTTGCAGTAACGTTGTTCCGGACGTCGTGTTGCCCTTAGCTCCCTGCCATGTAATTGACCACCCGCCGGATTGCAGACCGATATCCGAGGCACTCTTACCTGCCACAAAAATCTTCTTCATCCCAGACAGCTGTGAGAGAATCGGAGAGCCGTTCACCTTGTCGTTCTTCAACAAGACAAGAGACTCACTGACTGCCTTGCGTGCCAGCTCGCGGTGTTCAGCGGAGCCGAACATTCCAGCCAGCTTCTTATCCGTCATTGGATGTTCGAACACACCTGATTCGAACTTAACGCGCAGAATACGGGTAACGGCATCGTCGATACGCTCCAGCGAGATCCCGCCCTCAGCAACCAATGCCTTCAGATTCATGATCGTCGCCTTCCAGTCCGTAGGCATCATCAGCATATCTACACCAGCGTTAACCGCAACGCGGATCTGATTCTTCAAGCCACTGACATTTTTACCGTCCCAGTCCTTCGTAATCTGTTGCACCGCATTATAATCAGAAATGACAAAGCCGGTAAAACCCAATTTCCCTTCACCATCACCTTTGAGGACATCAGTCAAAAGACGCTTATTCGCATGCATTTTCAAACCTTGAATGCTGCTATAGGAAGCCATGACGGTCCGTGCCCCAGCGTCAATCGCTGCTTTGTATATTGGCAAATCCAACGCTGTAACCTGCTCTTCTGTCATACCTGTTACATTACCTTGGTTCACTCCGTCTTCCGTTAAACCTTCGCCAAAGAAATGCTTCGCTGTAGCCACCACGCGGTCTGTACGTTTCAGTTGGTCTCTTGTCGCACCCTGAAGTCCTTTAATGAAGGCCGCTCCCATTTCACCAACAAGCTCCTGATTGTCGCTAAAGCCCTCGTAGGAGCGTCCCCATTGAAGATTTTGCGGATCCGCGATGGTCGGCGCGAACGCCCAATTCGTTCCTGCGGCTTTAATTTCCTTTGCCGCTGCGATGCCGATTTGCTCGACGAATTCTGTATCACGCGTCGCACCCAGAGCAATATTATGCGGGAATAGCGTTGCGCCAAGCAGGTTACTGTTGCCGTGAATCGCGTCAACCCCATATAGGATGGGAATGCCTAGACGAGTGGATAATGCTCCCGATTGGTAAGAATCGACGAGTGATGCCCAATTCTCGCGGGTGCTGTCGGATTGCTTGCCATTCGGGAACGAACCTCCACCGCTGAGTACAGAACCCAAGTAGTAATTCTGCACATCGTCGGGTGTGACGGACGCCCGCTCAGCTTGTACCATTTGACCAACCTTTTCGTCCAATGACATTCTGGAGAGCAGGTCGCCGACCCGCTCCTCTACTGCTTTTGAACTATTCCAGTAAATGGCTAGCTCCGTTGGATTTTTCCCCTCGTTGGCAAATACCGCTGTTCCGGATAATGATGAGCTGAGCATAATTCCTGCTGATAATACGGATAACTTGCGTTTCCACATTCTCAAAATCTCCTCCCTTATCATATTAAAGCCCAGAGTCTAGCCTTTTACCTTACCAGTGAACAGAACCGCGATAATCATCAAAACGGCGATACTTATTCCCGCATGTTTTAAACGCCATCTTTTCTTATACCACCCCTAAAAACAAAATTTGTAATTAAGTCTTCCTTGAACTCATTTTAGGTGAGCGGATGTGAAATTGTTAGGTCCGTTTTTTCAGGTAACGGTGTACAATTTCAGGTTTTTTGCCAAGTACACAAAAAAAGAGGTAGGAATTCATATTCCTACCTCTGAAGCGACCAATAAACGAGAGAAGATCGGTTATCCGCCCCATGAAATGCTAAATTACCATCCGACCCTAACAATTAAACCTTTCGGATTGCCAATTTCCAGATAAGCGGCTTGATTGTTGACATCGTCATATGGAAAACCATAGGCCAATCCGTTAATACCATATGCATGCCAAAATTTTGAATAGTAATTGGCTGGAGCAGCTTGATAATAATTGCCAACATTGTTCCAGTTGCTATCTGTAAATACGTGTCTATTGATTGCAGCACAAGTTTGAGCATTAGCTAACGCACCATCGCATCTGAGAATGTCTTGTGTCGAATAACTCGAATAACCGGAAAAGTAATTCTTATTAGCCCCGCCTGCGGCAAAAGAACCATGAATTGGAGCAATAATCCGGTAAGGAGCTTGAACGGTGCCAAGCGATTTAAATGGAGAAGGCATTTCATTAGCGAATTTTACAAATAAGCCGGAACGTGTTTCAGCTTCCAATTCACCAACGGTTTTGTCATAATTTCCGGCAGTATTCACTAACCTGTGTTGAATGGGAAATCCGAACATGTCAACCCTTGTCGTGTTTCCGTGATATCCGGCTGCGTCAACTGTAAATTCAATAAAATCAAAATAAACATCAACATTCGGGTCTGTTGGGTTTTCAATATTCGGACCGGCAAATCCATTATCATAAGTTTTAATGTAGCATTCAGTGCCTACACAAAGGAACATTCTACCTGATGTTATTCTCGGCATACTTACCCATGATGCATCGCTTATTTTGTGATAGAAGTTTGCATAATTAACCCCATTTTTCGTTAGATGGCCAGGAGCATCATTAAGCGCTAGTGAAATAGGCTGCAAATTCCCTCCTACATCCAAATAACTCCATTTTCCATTTGAGGGATTTATCCCAATAACTCCCCAGTAAATCTGATTATCCTGATAAGCTCCGTTTGTTCCATTCATGACCTTAAGTGATATCACGCCGCTGCCGGTCGGCGCTGGTATGGACGAGGCAGGTATCGAGTATATTGAAGATGATCCACCTGTCGTGAAGTCCAACCAATTGATATTAAAGCCGCCTGCGGATGCGTACAGTCTCAGCGTTTGGTTGCCCGCCGGCAAGTTAACGCTTGCATTCACGGTTTGCCACGATTGCCATCCGCCTGTATTTGGAATGTTTGCCGTCGTTAATACTTGGCCCGAAGCATTTTTTAATTGAAGCTGACCTGTCGCATTGGGGCTTGCTATTCTGAATCCGACGGTATAATTCCCTGCGTTTTGCACATTTACACTATAATCCATCCAACTCCCTGTATTTATCCATCCAACATTCAAGCCTCCACCCGTATCGGTAGTCGCCTCTGTCTGAACGTCAAACATATTGCTGTAGCTTTCAGCTTCAATTTTCCCAGGAATAACCGCTCCGCCACTTGATGTAGCTGTCAAAGATTCACCGGTAAACGGATTATACCGAGCGATGGCAATGATGAGCCATCCTGTACTTGAAACACAGTTTTCCTGGCTCATTTTCCAATAGTTATTGTTCGAACCTTTTAACGAGTATGGTAATCCTCCCAATAAAGTTCCACTTGTACCTTGCTTCTTGATTAATTCATCCAAAATGGCGTTTGCCTTGGCCGTATTGCCGTTCATGTAATGCGCCGTGGACATGAATGCGGAACCTTCGAACCAAATATCCGCGCATTTATTTCCGTTTGGCTGTCCGGTTGGTGTAACTGCTTCGGCACAATCATATTCCCAATCGAAATCATAAGCTGTCATCATGTTGGTGCCATCATAATCCAACGTATGTACATATTTAGGATCTGCTACAGTTCCTGTACCGTTAGCATTATCGACAAAAGCAAGCGACTGTTTATAATCTCTTGTACCTGTTAAGCCCATTGAAAGGACACCCCAAGGGTTGACATCCAATGGCACGTTAGGATCGATCAGATTCGTATTGTTTTTCCATCCGCCGTTCCAACGTTTTAGCGAGTCGTTCCATACGACGTTATCCAAGAAGTTTTTAACTCCATCAGCAGCATTGTTGTAGATCGTTGTACGATCCTGGAACACATTTGCATAGTATTTCAACACATTGTACATATCTTCGTTATGCTCAGTGGAGGTCCACACTTCATCCGTCCATGTATTAGGAACATCCCATTGTGTCCTGCCTCCAGAAATTCCGCCATTCGCTTTCTGGAATGTTACGGCCCAATCCAGTGCTTTCTTGACATTAGGTTGGAACCTTAAATCCCCATATTTCTTCTCATAGGTCATATAGGCCATAACCATCCAGGCCACTGGACCAACATGTTTGCGTATTTCTTCACCGTAGCCGTTGTTCCACCAGTAAGAGTTAATCCAGGATCCGTCTGCATCTTGAAATTGAGACATTTTGGTCAAAACCTTTTCCGCTCTGACACGATCACCCTTGAGCATGAATGCAATCGCCGCTACAGCCTGATCATAGGTGTATGCAATTTGTTTGCGATTTGTCGCATCCCACCAATCGTCAAAACTATCCACCATACCATCGCCTGCCATACCTATCGTTAAATCCTGCTGCGCCTTTAGCCACGTATAAGCTCGATCAGAAGCCAATGCATAATCAGCCGCTGCGGTTACACTTGCCAAAGGAACTATCACTTGGATAAGCATCATAATAGCCAAAAGCACAACTGAGATGCGATTAAATCTCTTTTTAATAAGCATAAACACGCTCCTCATCAAAATAAATTTTATGCACTTGCCATAGCTTTACCACCAGTGCCTTCCGTATTTGTGTAAGCAATTTTATAACACTCATTGTACGTCCATCCTCATGGTAACGTAAGGCTTCAAATTTTAGATATAGGTTACTGTTTTTTAGGTGATTTCCTAGATATCTGTCAAAAAAGGGACAATCTTCTCAAAATTCTTGAGTGACTGTACCTTTTTCGCATCGGTGGGACTTTTCAGTGACCTCATTGAAGCCAGCCTCTTTATTGACAATCGGTCTTACAATCATTCCATATACACATCACACGCTGCTGATCTCGGTATTCCTGCGGGCGGATGCCTATTATATCCTTGAAGACTCGGCTAAAATGCTTTGTGTTCTCAAAGCCGGCCATTTCGCTGATCTTGTAAATTCTGTGATCGGTCGAGACGAGCAGCTCACGAGCACGATCAATACGCAGCATTTTTAGATAGTTGACGAAGCTTTCACCAGTATATTCCTTAAACACCTGGCTGAAGTACGAATAATTCAGCGACACATGATTCGAAACGATCGTCATATTGAGGTCTTTGTGATAATGCTCCTTCATATACTGCACGGCTTTTTTCATCTTTTTATGATCAATGTGGAACGTCTTCATGCTTCGAATATACTCGCTCAACCTGCGCAGCAAGCCTTCTACGCCGCGAAAATACTCGTAATAATGGGTAAAGTTCGAAATATCTTGAGCCTTATTGAATAACCCCATAATCTCTATAGATTCGCAACCGTAGGCGCGAAATACTTTATTAAAAATATGTTCGTTCAAGGCTAGACACACCCCTTCCAGGTAAGAGATATGGAACTGGTCAAGCGTCTTGATATCGAGTACCTCCATTAGCAGTCCTGTCATCTCCTTATCACGGTCAGTTCCGAGCATGTTGGCGATTTTTTTGATCGTTTCAATAGGGAGAACAAATTCATGGCTCTTTTGGCTAATGCTTTCGAACCGCACCACGCTTGGAGCCGATAGTAAAAACGTATACTTCAGCGCCTGCTGTGCCTCCTGGTATGCTGTATGTAGATAAGCGGCACCCCTGACTGAAACACTCAACCCCATACTGTAGTTCAAATACCCTGATCTAGCAATTCGCTCTGCTAAATGCTGAAAGAGCTCCCTATGCTCAGCAATCAGCACCAGTCTGTTCTCTTTGTCCCAAATATGCGCGCGTCTTGCCCTACAGCACTCCGAAGCGTTCTCGATCTCCAATTGTAAGTGTGCCTGAATATCTGCATGTCCCA
Proteins encoded:
- a CDS encoding glycoside hydrolase family 3 N-terminal domain-containing protein, which gives rise to MWKRKLSVLSAGIMLSSSLSGTAVFANEGKNPTELAIYWNSSKAVEERVGDLLSRMSLDEKVGQMVQAERASVTPDDVQNYYLGSVLSGGGSFPNGKQSDSTRENWASLVDSYQSGALSTRLGIPILYGVDAIHGNSNLLGATLFPHNIALGATRDTEFVEQIGIAAAKEIKAAGTNWAFAPTIADPQNLQWGRSYEGFSDNQELVGEMGAAFIKGLQGATRDQLKRTDRVVATAKHFFGEGLTEDGVNQGNVTGMTEEQVTALDLPIYKAAIDAGARTVMASYSSIQGLKMHANKRLLTDVLKGDGEGKLGFTGFVISDYNAVQQITKDWDGKNVSGLKNQIRVAVNAGVDMLMMPTDWKATIMNLKALVAEGGISLERIDDAVTRILRVKFESGVFEHPMTDKKLAGMFGSAEHRELARKAVSESLVLLKNDKVNGSPILSQLSGMKKIFVAGKSASDIGLQSGGWSITWQGAKGNTTSGTTLLQGIQQAVGSTKKVTYNKHGRGAEGNDVAIAFIGETPYAESNGDGLNKLKLDSEDLATLDNIKSSGVPTIVVLVSGRPLMIGDRLNDWAGLVEAWLPGTEGEGVADVLFGDKDFTGKLPVRWPFYTEAYTNPVAGQSNLEPKYVLFNYGYGLTKAEETPTLPIMPDKPGPKDPYDKVEAENYTAKSDGLKSENSSDTGGGQDIGYTYGGAWLEYLIDVPVSGTYDIDFRYAGGDAGTTNSGILIIDASGHTLGELKGVGYTGGWQTWKTATVNGVHLEAGVQKIKMQFTNGGLNFNWFGSTGFGPAPQQGGNGGGAIIPQNPVPGGQGMVQSWLSSERSSQSMLWYYAPRWQPGDEVKQLTPQANLDLTSVGNDVYATTINIDPNKQYQTITGMGTSMEESTIFNITKMSDAKQNELLTKLVSNTNGIGMSMTRLTIGTADFTSRKFYSYDDMPAGQTDPNLAHFSIQKDIDYGIIPVLKKIIAINPEMKFFASPWSPPGWMKTTDSMIKGSVKDEYLPILADYYVKFIQAYKEQGINISAMTLQNEPLLEIEYPSTKMPWQQEAELGKLLHQKLTAAGLDVKLWIFDHNFSDTMNYPAPMLADASNRDAIDGTAFHDYGGDPSMMTKLHDLYPTENIYLTERAVWGTVGADRIAQYFRNWAKSYNSWVLMLDSDIATHQWVGTPDPTMVIQDSSNPDNYWLTPEYYLLGNYSKFVKPDYIRIDSSYGSKDHVTNVSFMSPDKKTIVSVVANQTDITQTFKLVSDGTQVAAQIPAKSVITYKWNRIVLDQKDPVVMAVTPESLPYNVDHKEISLSVTGMTYGTKLGTIKLGAEAAAMGITIGKVTYASPDQVNVQLRWDNTPYYVNTPLTVTASTYSDTEPSQTLIGSVMLRGTGHKTNATDILPGPVTANDYYQLSGVAINDADTSDAKLTGVDTGDWAEFKINVPASGKYAVTLKVTSPNGGGFLLQSENLSTLGSYAIPNLYGSTAWVGARLTVQLQAGEQIMRIQGNSGSFDMQNITFEPVITQTAGSDGVIKVEADKFVAAGQQVIQYGSTMNNLGYTVAGSTFDYLINVPQEGYYKVRLQYATPQGGVSASVLSNGTLKGSASIPSTGGWGNYQEAYVVVKLDAGVQTLRIMVNGDGFNFSALTIAPGTPEVVKQKAKAPLVTATNKLVALTTDIEGATIYYTIDGSLPTKDSVVYTAPIGATSAKVIRAITSKEGLIDSFVTFFSTSGTYVPVTGISLDPANLLLQVGSVGVLKTKFQPVNVSNEEVTWTSSDTGIAKVDHTGKVTAVGTGTATITVTTADGGHTATAVVTVTAVKVPVTGVSVTPTKVDLTVGGTQTLAATIAPAGATNQAVIWSSDKPGVAIVDSTTGKVTAIAVGTATIKVTTADGGKEATAVITVKATSNTGGGGESPGVSSPSTPSKPTTTSDSGKVIVQPITDANGVAVAIVKPEDIRAALHDATDHRITIVVKMAEGTKKVNLDIPAQNILTDSNIKAILLDTGLATVTINPELISKNGGTAASIIHLTVEAVDAANLPATVQGQLNGRTVYDFRLRIDEKKINNLIGSGVQIGIPYKMKAGEKSNNIIIYYKDSNGKLEVVKNGKYNSATGNVEFMAKRFSQYAAAYSHVSFTDTSVTAWAEDSIQALAVRGAINGTGNGLFNPTGKVTRAEFIKMLIDTFDLADVTAATTFTDVHEGQWYTNAVASAQKIGIVNGKNDFTFGVNDNITREEMTVMIYRISQQLNLTLATGHLSAAFTDQSQIAAYAKAAVDTIKSAGIINGMEDGSFAPKNHASRAQAATMIFRLFLQA
- a CDS encoding beta-1,3-glucanase family protein, with amino-acid sequence MLIKKRFNRISVVLLAIMMLIQVIVPLASVTAAADYALASDRAYTWLKAQQDLTIGMAGDGMVDSFDDWWDATNRKQIAYTYDQAVAAIAFMLKGDRVRAEKVLTKMSQFQDADGSWINSYWWNNGYGEEIRKHVGPVAWMVMAYMTYEKKYGDLRFQPNVKKALDWAVTFQKANGGISGGRTQWDVPNTWTDEVWTSTEHNEDMYNVLKYYANVFQDRTTIYNNAADGVKNFLDNVVWNDSLKRWNGGWKNNTNLIDPNVPLDVNPWGVLSMGLTGTRDYKQSLAFVDNANGTGTVADPKYVHTLDYDGTNMMTAYDFDWEYDCAEAVTPTGQPNGNKCADIWFEGSAFMSTAHYMNGNTAKANAILDELIKKQGTSGTLLGGLPYSLKGSNNNYWKMSQENCVSSTGWLIIAIARYNPFTGESLTATSSGGAVIPGKIEAESYSNMFDVQTEATTDTGGGLNVGWINTGSWMDYSVNVQNAGNYTVGFRIASPNATGQLQLKNASGQVLTTANIPNTGGWQSWQTVNASVNLPAGNQTLRLYASAGGFNINWLDFTTGGSSSIYSIPASSIPAPTGSGVISLKVMNGTNGAYQDNQIYWGVIGINPSNGKWSYLDVGGNLQPISLALNDAPGHLTKNGVNYANFYHKISDASWVSMPRITSGRMFLCVGTECYIKTYDNGFAGPNIENPTDPNVDVYFDFIEFTVDAAGYHGNTTRVDMFGFPIQHRLVNTAGNYDKTVGELEAETRSGLFVKFANEMPSPFKSLGTVQAPYRIIAPIHGSFAAGGANKNYFSGYSSYSTQDILRCDGALANAQTCAAINRHVFTDSNWNNVGNYYQAAPANYYSKFWHAYGINGLAYGFPYDDVNNQAAYLEIGNPKGLIVRVGW
- a CDS encoding response regulator, translated to MRKVLIVDDEKNIRLGLRAMINREFPECYAIETASNGKEALARLADNIVDIVITDIRMPVMDGLTLLNRILEMDRRPVVIILSGHDNFHYAKEAIRCEVKKYLLKPIVRDELTRTMLRLEKEIKQREQLDEQLIGLVEQREAFRESQLSYMLRSPHLSEKELRSKLQGIGMEWLADGFQVGILQYMGTNQDVGHADIQAHLQLEIENASECCRARRAHIWDKENRLVLIAEHRELFQHLAERIARSGYLNYSMGLSVSVRGAAYLHTAYQEAQQALKYTFLLSAPSVVRFESISQKSHEFVLPIETIKKIANMLGTDRDKEMTGLLMEVLDIKTLDQFHISYLEGVCLALNEHIFNKVFRAYGCESIEIMGLFNKAQDISNFTHYYEYFRGVEGLLRRLSEYIRSMKTFHIDHKKMKKAVQYMKEHYHKDLNMTIVSNHVSLNYSYFSQVFKEYTGESFVNYLKMLRIDRARELLVSTDHRIYKISEMAGFENTKHFSRVFKDIIGIRPQEYRDQQRVMCIWNDCKTDCQ